The following proteins are encoded in a genomic region of Amphiura filiformis chromosome 18, Afil_fr2py, whole genome shotgun sequence:
- the LOC140139351 gene encoding microsomal glutathione S-transferase 1-like, whose product MLTMSLLTGVSRMSRKAFENLEDSKHTSPDHHKYIRKDPFVERIRRCHLNDLENIIPFLIIGILYILTGPSVYAATWHFRIFVVSRFIHTIAYLLPLPQPTRFTAMYVGWCVTASMSVQCLRIGQF is encoded by the exons ATGCTCACCATGTCGTTATTAACGGGCGTCAGTCGTATGTCAAGGAAG GCTTTCGAGAATCTTGAAGACAGCAAGCATACCAGTCCTGATCATCATAAGTATATACGCAAGGATCCGTTTGTTGAAAGAATACGGAG GTGTCATCTTAACGACCTAGAGAACATCATACCTTTCCTCATCATTGGCATATTGTACATCTTAACAGGTCCATCAGTCTACGCAGCCACCTGGCACTTCCGAATCTTCGTAGTGTCCAGATTCATCCACACGATTGCATACTTACTTCCGTTACCTCAGCCAACACGTTTTACAGCCATGTATGTAGGATGGTGTGTTACAGCGTCTATGTCTGTACAATGCTTGAGGATTGGGCAGTTTTAA